A single Stigmatella aurantiaca DNA region contains:
- a CDS encoding choice-of-anchor A family protein, translated as MNYLVPDVAGFSRSNGCVACHRQGAALFAAASSQAAGYAVDASESSGLGYVSTFIQQRQWPSGQWEGPGEVDPSGYALFGLAGYDKWVSTRYSQQLVKAVEWALPRQQPNGAWISDYLVFPVNYGNVQATARIMTGIAQAKARVDSAKAAQYQNALTAAADWLRANRSNTDATVMAYNFQGAYALLGLDVAGATSTDPDVQFLQQRLLSNYSHSTNQGWGYSASDAADEFNTGVVLYSLCRTGVSLRNNERVRQAVNWLRDRQVNHGVDKGYWRSASFATVDIPTTFAILGLSCFGELGVKISAEGEDRVIIDAHAPAVQTLTFSLKVENLGAFDAVDTYAITVQGGLPGWNASVSPSPISLTSGQSSVVTLTVEAPPLLPEGLPVQFTVEARSQTNSAISASTTVTVLTNPPPPVTGLQTETILTAGANVTVTSRTQPQPLSATPRIASSHAPIAGPGRGVVTFYIAGSAVGTDADEDGDGTFRIDWIPGPTWGATGVQDFRAIYSGIDLPGPQQDLLPSLIASSINLQLGEPGPVRIDVRLGGYNLFLEKDYTGGHDVHGKVAAGGNISMTGFSVGVKLPDNNIANTLVAGGNLTLSHGGVWGNAFYGGSYSGDTSTLFARGTLAQGKPINFTAQFAGLRGLSTQLGNLKANGTVTREAWGGVMLSGTNAKVNVFDVDASAFIGAVVLTVNAPGGSLVVINIRGTSATFTGIGNSFSGGIDAHGILYNFVDATAITAQGYGFWGTVLAPKADITFNNGSFNGGIYAKSLTGDAEGHLEPLTDHDIYP; from the coding sequence TTGAACTACCTGGTCCCGGATGTCGCCGGCTTCTCCCGAAGCAACGGATGTGTGGCCTGTCACCGGCAGGGAGCGGCGCTCTTCGCCGCGGCCAGTAGCCAGGCAGCGGGCTACGCTGTCGACGCGAGCGAGAGCAGCGGGCTGGGCTACGTGTCCACCTTCATCCAGCAGCGCCAGTGGCCCTCGGGACAATGGGAGGGGCCGGGCGAGGTGGATCCCTCGGGCTACGCCCTCTTCGGCCTGGCGGGCTATGACAAGTGGGTCTCCACCCGTTACAGCCAACAACTGGTGAAGGCCGTGGAGTGGGCCTTGCCCCGGCAGCAGCCCAATGGCGCATGGATTTCGGATTATCTGGTCTTCCCTGTCAACTACGGCAACGTCCAGGCGACCGCCCGGATCATGACGGGTATTGCTCAAGCCAAGGCGCGCGTCGATTCCGCCAAGGCCGCGCAGTATCAGAACGCGCTGACGGCCGCAGCGGACTGGCTGCGCGCCAACCGCTCCAATACAGACGCGACGGTCATGGCGTACAACTTCCAGGGCGCCTATGCCTTGCTGGGGTTGGATGTGGCGGGGGCAACCTCCACGGATCCGGACGTCCAATTCCTGCAACAGCGGCTGCTGTCGAACTACTCCCACAGCACGAACCAGGGCTGGGGCTATAGCGCGAGCGATGCGGCGGACGAGTTCAACACCGGTGTCGTGCTCTATTCGCTGTGCCGCACGGGGGTGAGCCTGCGCAACAACGAGCGCGTCCGCCAGGCAGTCAACTGGCTGCGGGACCGCCAGGTGAACCATGGCGTGGACAAGGGTTACTGGCGGAGCGCCTCCTTCGCCACCGTGGACATTCCCACCACCTTCGCCATTCTTGGGTTGTCGTGTTTTGGCGAACTGGGGGTCAAAATCTCCGCCGAGGGAGAGGACCGGGTGATCATCGATGCCCACGCGCCCGCTGTGCAGACCCTGACCTTCTCCCTGAAGGTCGAGAATCTCGGCGCTTTTGACGCCGTGGATACGTATGCCATTACCGTCCAGGGCGGGCTCCCGGGCTGGAATGCCTCGGTCTCCCCCTCCCCCATCAGCCTCACCTCGGGTCAGAGCAGCGTGGTGACCCTCACCGTGGAGGCGCCTCCGCTGCTGCCCGAGGGACTGCCCGTGCAGTTCACCGTGGAGGCGCGCTCCCAGACGAACAGCGCGATCTCCGCCTCGACGACCGTCACCGTCCTCACCAATCCGCCACCGCCGGTCACAGGATTGCAGACCGAGACGATCCTCACCGCGGGCGCCAATGTCACGGTGACCTCGCGCACGCAGCCGCAGCCGCTGTCGGCGACGCCGCGCATCGCCTCCAGCCATGCCCCCATCGCCGGACCGGGCAGGGGTGTCGTCACCTTCTATATCGCAGGGAGCGCGGTGGGAACGGATGCGGATGAGGACGGAGACGGCACTTTCCGCATCGATTGGATCCCAGGGCCCACCTGGGGCGCCACGGGCGTCCAGGACTTCCGTGCCATCTACTCAGGGATTGATCTGCCAGGGCCGCAACAGGACCTGCTGCCGAGCCTCATCGCAAGCTCCATCAACTTGCAATTGGGTGAGCCAGGCCCGGTCCGCATCGATGTCCGCCTGGGGGGCTACAACCTCTTCCTGGAGAAGGACTACACCGGAGGACATGATGTCCACGGCAAGGTGGCCGCGGGTGGAAACATCTCCATGACGGGCTTCTCCGTGGGGGTGAAGCTGCCGGACAACAACATCGCCAACACGCTGGTAGCGGGCGGAAATCTGACCCTGTCGCATGGCGGCGTCTGGGGCAACGCCTTCTACGGCGGCAGCTACAGCGGCGATACGAGCACCTTGTTCGCCCGAGGCACGCTCGCGCAGGGCAAGCCGATCAACTTCACGGCTCAGTTCGCCGGACTGCGCGGTCTGTCCACCCAATTGGGGAACTTGAAGGCCAACGGCACCGTCACCCGCGAGGCATGGGGAGGCGTCATGCTCAGTGGTACGAACGCGAAGGTCAACGTCTTCGATGTGGACGCCAGCGCCTTCATCGGCGCCGTCGTGCTGACCGTGAACGCCCCAGGGGGTTCGCTGGTGGTGATCAACATTCGCGGGACTTCGGCCACCTTCACCGGCATCGGAAACTCGTTCAGTGGTGGCATCGATGCCCACGGCATCCTCTACAACTTCGTTGATGCCACGGCGATCACGGCCCAGGGCTACGGCTTCTGGGGCACGGTGCTCGCGCCCAAGGCCGACATCACGTTCAACAACGGCAGCTTCAACGGCGGCATCTATGCGAAGTCCCTGACGGGCGACGCCGAGGGCCACCTGGAGCCGTTGACCGACCACGACATCTACCCTTGA